In the genome of bacterium, the window GCGGGGCGGGGTGCTGGAGCGCCTCATCACCCGCGAGAACGTCACCTATGGTCCGCAGCAGATCAAGAAGGCCAAGGTCTGGCGGGACAAACAACGGGGTCCCTTGAGGGACCGGGACGCCTTCCCCGAGATCAAGTGTCCCCTCTGCGGGGACCCGATGGGTAAAGGCATCCATTCCATGCTGACCCAGGTGGTCATCGACCATTGCACGAACGGGCATTGCGGGGCGATCTGGTGCGATGGCGGGGAACTGGAGACCATCCGCATGATCATCCAGGACGCCCACGCCACCCCTATCCCGGCGGTCTGAGAGGCTCCTTCCATATCCCTGGGGGTGCGCCGGACCCGGGACCACCAGGGAAGTCCAAAATCCTCCGAATGGACGGCCCCTCGGGTGGTTCGATCCGATTTAATCGGTATAATTCGAACAACTGCCCGGGTCTGAAAACCAGGGTCCACAAACCAACCACACCCTTCAACGCCTTTGGAGCCGACTTCCGTGCGCCGAACCTATCTTTCGTTCCGTTCCTTATCCCATTGGCTGATGGGAACCGCCTGCCTCTACGCGCTGGGTTCACCCCTTCGTGCCCAGGTCACCCTGACCAAGACCCAGGGCTTCGCCTCCAATTCCCCCGGAAGCGCCGTCACTTACTTCATTAATTATTCCAATGGGACCAACCCGGTCACCTGCGCCGACGGCTTCGAGGGGGACACCCTGGGGGCCATGCCCCCCGGCTGGACCGAGAACTCGGCGGGCTGGACGGTGGTGAGCGGCAATTCGACCCTCAACGCGGGCGGGACCCAGTCCCTGCAGGGCACCGCCGCCCCGGGCCAATATCCCTTGCTCCTCAACACCTGCGCCGGACAGGTGGGGGACGGCACCCTCCAGGCCGACATGCGGTTCAACAACGCCGGCCAGCAGGGTGTGCTGATCTGGCGTTTCACGGGGACCAACAGCCCCAGCTTCGTGAACGGGTCCAGCTACCAGGCGATCCTGCAGACCGGGACCACCAACAACCTGACCTTGGGCTATTACGACAACGGCGGGGGCGCCTTCCACGCGGTCGCCACGGGCAGCGCCACCCTCAATACAGGGACCTGGTACAGCGTCCAGTTCCAGGTGACGGGGACCGGGTCGGTCACCCTGTCGCTCTCCATCAACGGGACCCAGGTCATCGCTCCCGTGACGACCGCCTTCAGCATCGGATCGGGCCAGTCGGGGATCCAGGCCAATAATGGGGCGACGGTGCTCTTCGACAACGTCTCCATCGTGAAGTCCTCCCAGGCCTACAACGTGACGGTGACCGACACCCTGCCGACCGGCCTGACCTATTCCAGCGCGAGCGGGACGCCTGCGGTGGTGGGGCAACGGGTGACCTGGTCCCTGGGCAACCTGGCCGCCGGGGTCTCCGGGTCGGTGACCGTCACGGGAACGGTGAACAACTGCGGGACCACCCTGGTGAACCGGGCCGAGGCGGACAGTGCCTTGCCGCAGGGCTCGGCCTTGAGCGCTCCCGTGTCCCTGGTCCTGGCCGCCTGCACCCCGACCCCCACCTGGACCCAGACCCCGTCGCCCACCTCGACGCCGACCTTCACCCCCACCCGGACCCCAAGCTCCACGCCTTCGAGCACCGCCACCTGGACGGCCACCTCCACGCCCAGCTCGACGGCGACGAACAGCGCCACTTCCACCGCGACCTCTACGCCCAGCGCAACGGCGACTTCCACCGCCACATCCACTGCGACCTCCACCGCCTCCTCGACGGGGACCAATAGCCCGACGGCCACAGCGACGAACAGTGCCACTTCCACCGCGACCTCTACGCCCAGCGCAACGGCGACTTCCACCGCCACATCCACGCCGACCCCGACCGCTTCCTCAACGGGGACCAATAGCCCGACGGCCACGCCGACTTCCACCGCTTCCTCGACCGGGACGGACAGCCCGACGGCCACGGCGACGAACAGCGCCACTTCCTCGTTCACCTTGACCGCCACTTCGACGGTTTCGGACACGCCTTCGGCCACACCGTCGTTGACCCCTTCGTCCACCGCGAGCCCTACCGCCACCGATACGGCCACTTCGACCGCGACCTCCAGTGCCACCTCCAGCGCGACCTCCACCCCCACGTCCACGGCGACGGATAGCGCGACCCCCACGCCGACCTCGACTTTTGTCGATACCGCCACCGATACGGCCAGTTCCACTGCGACCTCCAGCGCCACACCGACCCCTTCCTCGACGGGCACCGACAGCCCGACGGCTACCATGACCTTCACGGCCACTTCGACCGCGACCTCCAGCCCAACCTCCACCGCCACGGCGACGGATAGTACGACCTCCACGCCGACCTCGACTTTCGTCGATACCGCCACGGATACGGCCAGTCCGACCGCGACTTTCAGCCCTACCCCAACGGCTTCCAGTACCCCCACGGGGACCCCGACGGATACCACCACCCGGACCCCGACCGTCACTGCTTCGGGAACGGCCACGGATACGCCGACCGGGACAGCGACCGGTACCCCCACTTCCACGCCGAGCGCGACGTTCACCGATAGTCCGACGGGAAGCCCTACATCGACCTGGACCGTCACCCTTTCGCCCACACCTTCCTATAGCCCCACGCCTTCTTTTACGGACACGCCCAGCTATACGGCGACCCCGACCTATAGTCCGACCGCGACCCTGCCGCCGGGAACTTTCACCTGGACGCCGGGATCCACCTCGACCCCGACCTATTCCTATACGCCTACTTACAGCTACACCCCGACCTACAGTTCCACCTCGACCCCCACCCCCACGGACACCCTGCCGCCCGGGACCTTCACCTCCACACCGGTCTTCACCCATACCCACACGCCCATCTATACGGATACGCCTTCCTATACCTTCACTTGGACCTTCACTCCGACCCCCAGCCCCACCCCGACCGGGACCCTGACCCCTATCGCCTCCCCCACGGCCACGGCGTACGCCACGCCGATCTGCGACTCCGAGAGCATCGCGATCTTCGATGAGCGGGGGGAAAGACTCCGGCTCCTTTGCGGGACCCTGGCCCCCATGGCCCGTAAGGTCTTGGACCTGGAAGTGGTGAACGGGACCGGTTCGGTGACCTTCACGCTCGATGGCGCGGCTTGCGCGGCCTGGGACGGGCGTGACGACCACGGCGGCCCCGTCCCCTTGGGTTTCTACCACCTGGCCATCACCCAGACCTTCCTGGACGGCACCCAGGCCTTGTTCGAGAAGAGTTTCTATTGGGGGAACCATGCGCCCTTGCCTGCCGTTGTCCTGACCGCCGCCCCCAACCTGGTCGTCGCGGGCGGAGCGGTCCATTTGAGCGCCTTGGTGGAGGGACATCCGGTGGACGCGCCGGGCGGGGTGAAGATCTACGCCCTCTCGGGCGAATTCGTGAAGGGCCTGGACCTTGTCGCCGGTCAGGCGGACTGGGACCTGACCAACGGCCAGGGCGGATCGGTGGCTTCGGGACTCTATTTGGTCGTCCTGGACGTCCAGGACAGCCATGGCGATCCGGCCCGCAAGGTCATCAAGGTGGGTCTTAAACACTGAGTCGCGCCGTTCGTGCCGTTGCGGGCAATAGCCGAAGGATGGCGGCTGTTCATGACAGGCTTGCGGCGCGTTGGCCCTTCGGGCCAAGCGTGATGGGCCGAAGGCCCAGTACAACCTCGGTTCCAAAACAACTTTCTTCGGGAAAGACCTATTGAACCGGGAGCTTCGGACGGCACCCTGTTCGGGATCAAGTCCACGCCAGGACCGCTACCCCAATAGGGCATTGGGTTCACGGAGACTTTCTACCCTAGGGCCTTCCTGTTAAGATTGGGCCTCGAAAACAGCCTTCTATATAGGAAAGCCCATGAAGACCCAACCGACCTTTCTCCCTTTACCCCTCGGCTTCAAGGCCGCGGGTGTCCACGCCGGCCTCAAGAAGGCGGGCAAGCCCGATATGGGGTTCCTGTTCTCCGACCGTCCGGCCGCCTGGGCGGGGATGGTGACGAAGAGCGCGGTCAAGTCGGCCCCCTCTCACCGGACCGAACAGCTCCTGAAGGCCAAGAAAGCTTTGCGGGCCATCGTGGTGAACACCAAGTTCGCCAACGGGTATACGGGCAGGCAGGGCCGCAAGGACACCGAGGACACCGCCAAGTGGACGGCCCAAAGATTGGGGGTTTCGCCCTCGGAGGTCCTCGTCCATTCGACGGGAGTGTTGGGGGTTCATTTGCCCCGGCCCAAGATCGCGCGGGGGGTGAAGCTGGGGACCGCCGCCCTGTCCACCCTCAAGGGGGCGGATTTCGCCCAGGCCATCCTGACCACCGACCTGACCCTCAAGACGGCCACCCGGACCCTTCTTATAGGAAAGGGCGCGGTGCAGATCACGGGCTTCGCCAAGGGATCGGGCATGATCCATCCGAATATGGCGACCATGCTGGCCTATATCCTCACCGATGCCTCCATCCCCCGGCCCTTGCTGGACAAGGCGCTCAAGGCCGCCGCGGACAAAAGCTTCAACCGCATCACGGTCGATGGGGATACCTCGCCCAGCGATTCGTTGATCGTCATGGCCAACGGCGCGGCCAACGCCCTGCCCATCCAAGGGGGCGCCGACTACCGGATCTTCTCGAACGTTCTGGCGTCGGTCTGCCTGGAACTGGCCCAGAAGGTCGTCCGGGACGGGGAAGGGGCCACCAAGTTCGTGACCATCCAGGTGAAGGGGGCCAAGACGGGGGATGACGCCCTCAAGGCCGCCAAGGCCATCGCCCATTCCCCCCTGGTGAAGACCGCCCTCTTTGGGGCCGACCCCAACTGGGGCCGGATCCTGACCGCCCTGGGTTATTCGGGGGCGGCGGTGGACGAGTTCAAGGCCAGGATCACCATCGGCGGTTATGTTCTATATAAAGGGGAGCCCCGCAAGGGTTGGTCGCGGGCCAAATTGAAGGCCATCCTCCAAAAGCCCGATATCGACATCACGGTGGACCTGGGCCTGGGGCGTTCGCAGGAGACGGTCTATACCTGCGACCTGACCGACGGCTATATCGACATCAATGGACGATATACGACTTGAAGTCTTTTCACCGCGAAGACGCGAAGATCGCGAAGGGAAAACCGCATGAAAGATCCGGGAAATAAAAAAGAGACCATGGGAAGCGTCGGCGAGTTCGGTTTCATCGATAAGATCCGCACGGCCATGAAGGCCAAGAACCCGAACGTGGTGTTGGGGATCGGGGACGACGCGGCCATCTTCAAGCCCGCCCAGGGCCACGAGCTCATCTTCACGACCGACATGCTGATCGAGGACCGTCATTTCGACTTCAAGTGGATCTCGCCCTGGCAATTGGGCGCCAAGACCATGGCCGTCAACGTGAGCGACTGTTCGGCCATGGGCGCCAAGCCCACCGTGGCCTTGGTCTCCCTGGGAGTGCCCAAGGGCTTCCCGGTCAAGGACCTGGAGGCTTTCTACGACGGCATGCGGCAATGGGGCGAGCAATACGGCGCCCAGATCGTGGGCGGCGACACCGTGGGGAGCGATAAGTTCGTCGTGAACGTGGCCCTGATCGGCGAGGTGGAGAAGGGGAGGGCCCTGCGGCGCTCCGGCGCCAAGGCGGGGGACGCCCTTTTCGTGACCGGAACGCTCGGCGATTCGGCGGCCGGCCTCCACGCCCTCCAACATCCGGACGCCCAGGGCAAGGACGCGATCCCCTTATTGACCAAGCGCCACCTGACCCCCGTGCCCCGTTTCACCGTGGGCCGCACCCTGGTGGCCCTGAAGCTGGCCAGCGCCGCCATCGACATTTCCGACGGGCTCTCCTCCGAGGTGCACCACCTCTGCGAGCAGTCGGGCTTGGGCGCCGAGATCCACGAGGAGGCCATCCCTTATTCGCAGGCCCTCATCCACTATTGCGACGAGAACCACCTGGACCCGCTGTCCTTCGCGCTCGATGGCGGGGAGGATTACGAGCTGGCCTTCACCGTGCCCTTGGCCCGGATCGCCGACGCGGTGCGTAAACTGCCGGCGGACACCGGCGTGGCGGTCAAATCCGTGGGCCGCATGGTGCCCAAGGCCAAGGGCATCACCCTCATCACCCGCAAGGGCGAACGGGTGGCCTTGAAGCCGAAGGGTTTCGACCATTTCAAGGGCGGGTCCCGGGCATGAGGACCGCCTTCGTCCTCTTCGATGGGCTCACGGCCTTGGATTTCGTCGGCGTTTACGATCCCCTGACCCGGCTCAAGAGCATGGACTTCATGGCCTCCCTCCAATGGGACCTTTGCGCCATGACGGAGAAGGTCACCGACTCCAACGGGCTCACCTTGCTCCCGACGGTGGTGGGGAAACCCCTCGCGGGCTACGACCTGCTGGTGGTGCCCGGCGGGCCCACCGCGAAGGAACGCTCCCAGGACCCCGCTTTCGTGGCTTGGATCAAGACCGCCGCTCCCGTTCCCCTCAAGGTCTCGGTCTGTTCGGGGGCCCTCTTGCTGGGGGCGGCGGGGTTCCTCCAAGGCAAGAAAGCCACCACCCACGCGGCCCGTCGGGAGGACCTGAAACAATATTGCGCCGAGGTGGTGGAAAAGAGGGTCGTGGACGAGGGCGAGGTCATCACCTGCGGGGGGGTCACCGCCGGCATCGACCTGGGGCTTTATCTTTGCGGGAAGTTCGTCAGCCTGGACGCCAAGGAGATCATCCGCCACCGCATGGACTATCACAGCCCAT includes:
- a CDS encoding DJ-1/PfpI family protein, yielding MRTAFVLFDGLTALDFVGVYDPLTRLKSMDFMASLQWDLCAMTEKVTDSNGLTLLPTVVGKPLAGYDLLVVPGGPTAKERSQDPAFVAWIKTAAPVPLKVSVCSGALLLGAAGFLQGKKATTHAARREDLKQYCAEVVEKRVVDEGEVITCGGVTAGIDLGLYLCGKFVSLDAKEIIRHRMDYHSPW
- the thiL gene encoding thiamine-phosphate kinase, whose product is MKDPGNKKETMGSVGEFGFIDKIRTAMKAKNPNVVLGIGDDAAIFKPAQGHELIFTTDMLIEDRHFDFKWISPWQLGAKTMAVNVSDCSAMGAKPTVALVSLGVPKGFPVKDLEAFYDGMRQWGEQYGAQIVGGDTVGSDKFVVNVALIGEVEKGRALRRSGAKAGDALFVTGTLGDSAAGLHALQHPDAQGKDAIPLLTKRHLTPVPRFTVGRTLVALKLASAAIDISDGLSSEVHHLCEQSGLGAEIHEEAIPYSQALIHYCDENHLDPLSFALDGGEDYELAFTVPLARIADAVRKLPADTGVAVKSVGRMVPKAKGITLITRKGERVALKPKGFDHFKGGSRA
- the argJ gene encoding bifunctional glutamate N-acetyltransferase/amino-acid acetyltransferase ArgJ → MKTQPTFLPLPLGFKAAGVHAGLKKAGKPDMGFLFSDRPAAWAGMVTKSAVKSAPSHRTEQLLKAKKALRAIVVNTKFANGYTGRQGRKDTEDTAKWTAQRLGVSPSEVLVHSTGVLGVHLPRPKIARGVKLGTAALSTLKGADFAQAILTTDLTLKTATRTLLIGKGAVQITGFAKGSGMIHPNMATMLAYILTDASIPRPLLDKALKAAADKSFNRITVDGDTSPSDSLIVMANGAANALPIQGGADYRIFSNVLASVCLELAQKVVRDGEGATKFVTIQVKGAKTGDDALKAAKAIAHSPLVKTALFGADPNWGRILTALGYSGAAVDEFKARITIGGYVLYKGEPRKGWSRAKLKAILQKPDIDITVDLGLGRSQETVYTCDLTDGYIDINGRYTT
- a CDS encoding family 16 glycoside hydrolase; its protein translation is MRRTYLSFRSLSHWLMGTACLYALGSPLRAQVTLTKTQGFASNSPGSAVTYFINYSNGTNPVTCADGFEGDTLGAMPPGWTENSAGWTVVSGNSTLNAGGTQSLQGTAAPGQYPLLLNTCAGQVGDGTLQADMRFNNAGQQGVLIWRFTGTNSPSFVNGSSYQAILQTGTTNNLTLGYYDNGGGAFHAVATGSATLNTGTWYSVQFQVTGTGSVTLSLSINGTQVIAPVTTAFSIGSGQSGIQANNGATVLFDNVSIVKSSQAYNVTVTDTLPTGLTYSSASGTPAVVGQRVTWSLGNLAAGVSGSVTVTGTVNNCGTTLVNRAEADSALPQGSALSAPVSLVLAACTPTPTWTQTPSPTSTPTFTPTRTPSSTPSSTATWTATSTPSSTATNSATSTATSTPSATATSTATSTATSTASSTGTNSPTATATNSATSTATSTPSATATSTATSTPTPTASSTGTNSPTATPTSTASSTGTDSPTATATNSATSSFTLTATSTVSDTPSATPSLTPSSTASPTATDTATSTATSSATSSATSTPTSTATDSATPTPTSTFVDTATDTASSTATSSATPTPSSTGTDSPTATMTFTATSTATSSPTSTATATDSTTSTPTSTFVDTATDTASPTATFSPTPTASSTPTGTPTDTTTRTPTVTASGTATDTPTGTATGTPTSTPSATFTDSPTGSPTSTWTVTLSPTPSYSPTPSFTDTPSYTATPTYSPTATLPPGTFTWTPGSTSTPTYSYTPTYSYTPTYSSTSTPTPTDTLPPGTFTSTPVFTHTHTPIYTDTPSYTFTWTFTPTPSPTPTGTLTPIASPTATAYATPICDSESIAIFDERGERLRLLCGTLAPMARKVLDLEVVNGTGSVTFTLDGAACAAWDGRDDHGGPVPLGFYHLAITQTFLDGTQALFEKSFYWGNHAPLPAVVLTAAPNLVVAGGAVHLSALVEGHPVDAPGGVKIYALSGEFVKGLDLVAGQADWDLTNGQGGSVASGLYLVVLDVQDSHGDPARKVIKVGLKH